Genomic DNA from Setaria italica strain Yugu1 chromosome V, Setaria_italica_v2.0, whole genome shotgun sequence:
TTTTCTTAACTATTTGGATATCTAAACGGcttcaaattcaaaaatttcaacaAAGATGTAGATCTTGGTTGAACCTACAATTTTCATAAGCTTGTCTCCATTGTCTAAGTCCATATGCATACTTTGTGAATTTCCAAAATAATTTATAACCGCGGGAAAGTATTCGTGCCAgctataaaaaaaaaagccagCACATAAACTTATTGGCTGGTGTATAACACTTAGACCGAGCAAACCTGAGCCCGAGCCGGCAAAAAGCCCAGTTTCTTTCAGGCCCAAAATATCCACCCAAGCCCGCCCATTAACTTCACCGGGGGCCCAATTCAGGCCAGGCTTGAGCTCAGGCTGGCCACTCATTATTTTCTAGTGTaaatttaattcattttattatTCGGGCTGGGCTCGAATCCACCCATTTTTTCGGGCCGCGAAAATTAACGCCACGCCTGGCCCTAAATGAGTGTCGGGCCGGACCTATTTTGCTCAGGTCTAACACTTGGAGGATTTCTTGCCGCTACCTCTTACAATGTTGTATGCTAGCTCTAATATTACTGGTATGGATGAACCTACCTAAGACGATGAGTGTTCGAGGCTCCTAATAAGAGCAGAATTTATTAGTGAGTTCGTACATTGTCGACgttcaggccttgtttagttggtcaaattgggaggtgccaaattactgtgctggcactgtagcacactgtagcgtttcgtttgtatttgtgaattattgtccaaacattgactaattaggctcaaaagattcgtctcgcaaagtgcaacaaaactgtgcaattagtttttaatttcatctacatttagtactccatgcatgtaccgcaagtttgatgtgatggggaatcttttttttgcatagtgccaaagttgggagttggggtgaagtaaacaaggggtcaGTTGAATTGTTTGAGAGTTAAGTATGTCCAGTAAACTAACAGCTCTCCGTAGACACGTAATACTCATACCACTTTTCTGTGCCGTGTCAACTTGATGACAAATCACTGCCGCACCATTCCCCATGTATAGGATGATATACTGCTAGTACAATAAGCAGTACTAGATGCTATACGATGGTTGACATTACAAGTTGTTATTCAAGTCAACGGATGAGAACTGTACGTGGCAGGGACACGTAGTAAGTGTATGAAGAAAGACGCCCTAAtattttgcatgcatgcacgtacTCCATGGACACCTCACCCTCCAGCCCCATGTTCGTCGCATGCCAtgctctcttcttctccatgaAAAAGCGATGGCCCTCTTCAATCCCAGCCTATAAATACATCACCATAACTATGCACACAAAATTCCACAAGCCAGAGACGCAGCTATACCTTCCTCTAAGTGCAGTCGTACCTAGAGCTCTATAGCAACAGCTAGAACACCCAACCATGGCAGCCAAATCCCCTGCTTTCCTCGTCCTCCTGACCATCACCATGACGCTCATCTTCTCCGTCTCAGTTCATGGATGCGAGCAGTACAGCTGCTCCAGCCCACCGCCGCCTGCCGTGCCAACCCCACCGGGGGCTACGTGCCCGATCAACACGGCTGACCTCAGCGTCTGCGTCGATTTGCTAGGGTACTTGCTCAAGATCCGGTTGAACGCTCCTCCACAGCCATGCTGCACGCTGCTCAAAGGCGTTGCCAATGCTGATGCAGCGCTCTGCGTGTGCGGGGTCATCAAGGTTCTCAACCTTATTAGTGTCCCGGTCGATGTCAATCTCCTTCTCAACGAGTGTGGAATGACATGCCCTCCTGGGTTTACCTGCCCACTCTGAAGCGTGTGCCCGTTCACATGCTAATGCGTGCTAGTAACCGTGAAACCTGTCTCACTGTCTGCACAATTGTTTCCAGGTTGTATCTTCGAGAGTCGACACCTATAGGCTATAGCTATACCTCAAGCTAGCAATAGGTTGTTACGAATaagttgttttttttctttttaaaatctATGTATGCCTCCTGTAATATTGTCTTGGTGTTTTGTATGTGCAAGTTTACTTATCTTATGATATAATAAAGAGAGACGATTCATGGTTTCACTGTTGACAAAAGTTGTGTGACAGTGACACTGGGTCTTGAACAATTTTTGGTCGCGGCATGAAGTTACTTTGTGTTTTGTTTGGCTCAAGCAAGCATGCATAAATTCAA
This window encodes:
- the LOC101762182 gene encoding cortical cell-delineating protein: MAAKSPAFLVLLTITMTLIFSVSVHGCEQYSCSSPPPPAVPTPPGATCPINTADLSVCVDLLGYLLKIRLNAPPQPCCTLLKGVANADAALCVCGVIKVLNLISVPVDVNLLLNECGMTCPPGFTCPL